The genomic DNA TTGATTTACTTGGACCTTTCCCACTAGCCCCGGGCCAGCTCAAGTTCATTGTGGTGGCCATTAACTGCTTCACCAAGTGGATTGAAGTTGAGCCCCTAGCAACAATTACGGTAGAAAAGGTTAAAAAGTTCGTTTGGAAAAGTGATATTTGCAGATACGACCTGCCCGGGCTAATCATTTTCGACAAcaacactcaattcaccaatGCAAAGTTTTGAGGATTTTGTGGGGAGCTTGTCATTCGTTAGGATTTCACCTCGACTGAGCACCCTAGAGAAATGGGCAAGCCAAAGTTGCTAACAAGGTCATCCTCGTTGGGCTCAAGAAACGACTGGATCAGGAAAATAGGGCATGGCTGGAAAAGCTTCCTATGGTGTTATGGTCATACCACACCACAACACAGACATCAACGATGGAGACCTCTTTTGGGCTCACCTACGGGTCAAAAGCAATGATTTCGATGGAGGTCAAGAAACCAAGCCCCCGAAGGCaacattttcaagaaaatacAAATGAAGATGAGCAAAAAGTTGACCTGGATCTCCTATAGGAAGTACGAGACCTTGCACATATCCGAAAACAAGCCGCTAAGCAAAGGGTAGCTTGTAGGTATAATTTCGGGGTCACACCCTAGAGTTTTGGAGAAGGAGACCTGGTCCTGAGAAAGGTGGAGATCGCAAGGCAACAACTTGGGGAAGGAAAGCTTGGTGCCAACTGGGAAGGCCCCTACCATGTTATTCATAGCTTCGACAACAGAGCCTACCACCTTGCCAAACTCTCAGGATAACCCCTGCCAAGGGCATGGAACGCAGCTAGCCTACGAAAGTATTACAGCTAAGTAACGGTCTAATGATCATCCCTGAGAATTGTTCAGATAGTACTcgaattattttatttgctgACATAAGTTAAAGTTTGATCTTGTGTCTTTTACTTAgattcaatttattattttatgccaTTTTTTACGTTAGCTTTGTTACAGAACATATTATCCAATTCTACGCTGACATCCTCTTGTCAATAAAATTAGATGAGAGGTTCATATGTTTAGCTCAGATGTTTAGTTCTTTCGCATGTCTCCTCACCAAGCCGTGCCTTGCCCAACCAGGCTACCTACGCTTGGGCTAGTCTTGGTTGGAAAAACTTGGGTCATCCTGGTTTCCTCACTAAGGCGTGTCGTGCCCAGCCAGGCTTGGTTAGTTCGCCCACTTGCGCCCGGGCCAGTCTTGGCGAGCAGACCTCGGGTCATCCTGGCCTTCTCAAATCCCTTCAAACCAAAAGCACTCGCCTGACCTCGTGTTTGAAGTGAAACAAGAAGCAAAACATACCACGAAACCAACATCCAAAAAAGAGTCGATCAAAGACCCACCAAAAATTGGTCCATAGCCTCAtccttcaaaatctcaaacTCGGCTACATACcatacaaagattcaatacaaAAGCTAATGTGCGCCCAACTTCGTGTTAGAAATAAAAAGCGAGTCGTACAAAACAATACCAACAAAAGAAAGAGCATTGGATAAATTAACACTAAACAATACATGTAAGCTAAATtcttcattttattataaattggGGTACACATtacaaaaagcaaaaaaaaatatttcaggaAAACTACAACCCAGAAGGCCTGGGAGCACACCCAGTCGCAATAACTATCTCTGAGACAAGGTCTACAACAATAGGGTCCGTCGACTGACTAGCAACTCCCTCAACCTGATTCTCGACAACCTCTACTACCCTCGCCGGAGGCTCGGGTGGGCTAACTTGGTCAACAACAGTTGGGTTCACAAGTCGACCATCCACGATCTCCTTGAAGGGGTCGAGGGAGGAGAAGTCGACCCCAAGAAGAAGCAGTTAGGCATGGGATAAGGCCTTCTCATACCCAACCACAAATTGGTTGGCGGCCTCGTCCAGCAAGCCCTCAATCTTAGACCGTGCCTTATTGACCTCGACCTTCAAATGAGCGACCTCGAGCTTCGCTTGGCCAACCTCAAAGAGAGAGGTTGCCAGCTCGGACTTTAGCTTCCCCTCAATCTCTTTCGCTAGCTTCAGCTTGGTCCTTTGCCGGTCTCGTTCCTCCTCTAAGGTTTTCTTCTGGGCCATGAGCTTCTCATAGACCTGGACCACCTTCACAGTCGCCGACTCCGCCTCATCGACTCGTGTTTACAGTCAGCTTTTTTTCTCCTCCCACTCCCCCCTTATTCGTTCGACCTTCTCTTTATGAGCCCACTTGACACACTGCCATTGGGCCTAACACTCCACCTTCAAAGACCAACAAGCGCTAACTAGTCAAAGGGCCTGCAGCTCAGCCCAGTCGTAAAGCCTGGGCTATCCTAGGTCCAACATCTTCTGGCTATCGGTGGGGTCAGATAGGTGCTCTTCAATGAACATCTAGGGGAGAAATTGTTTGTTCCACAGGCTCCCCGAGTGTTGTCCCTTAGCTAAACCTAGAGCGTCCTCATCCCGGGAAACCCTTATCTTCTTTAGTACCAGCTGGCCCCCATTGGCATTAGCTGGCTCTTCGGTCTGAGAAGAGGCAGAGGCCTTGGCCTTGGCAACTTTGGAGGTAGGTTGGGAAGTCGGCACAGGACCTTTTTCTGGGGCAAGGGGAGCGATAGCATGAGCCTTCTCAGCTCAGCAGCTCCAAAGACGGGGGCCTCCTTAGCAGTCTTAAGACCAAACTAGTCTTTGTCGCCTCGTCTCTTTTCCTCTCAAGATGCCTCCTCACCTCCTCAACAGTCATCTTGGGGGCCATCTCGCCTGAAACAGAAGACAAACACGGTAAGAAACAATAGAAAATAGCCAAAAAAGAAAGGCATGGAAAAATTGACCCATATAGGCGGCCAAACCCTCTCGGTTATTCCCATACTTGACAAGGGCCAAGCTCTCTAATACTGGACATTCCTTGAGGAGATCCATCGTCGGGTGGTCCTCCGAGATTAACCTCCGGTATTCCACTCTTGTGATGGAGCTCGGTTCCTTGCTCCAGTATAAAGGGAATTTGGTGGCCGCGTTCTTGTCTAAGAAGAAAGCAAGCATGTCTTGTCGAGAGGCCATTTTGAAGAGAAGAGAATCAAAAGAATCAATTTCATGAGTTACCTGTGAAAATGAGCGAAATCTGTAGAACAAGAGTGAAATGGGAATTTGGCCCAAGCCAAAAGCACGTGAACGATTGAATGGAAGAAGAACATAGAAGCTCTCGGAGAACCAGGGTTTGGAAATCAGAAGCAAACGCAAAAGTGAGAAACGGGAAAACCACCTACATGTGTCCTTATATAGATATCGCACAATACATCCAATGGATAGAGATTAAGCGTCGCCAATCACCTGTAGAGATAACGTCATTTGTCACACTTCTTGACGTGCATTAAACACCTTGGGTTAAAAAATAACAAGACAACTCCCTGTTTGCCCACAACGTCACATCTTTTGGAACGGAAGCTTCGATTTTTGAGACTGCATGGGTTACTCGTCAGTACCTCAAAAAACACCCCCCGAAACTACTGAGTTTGTCCCTTAAGCTCGGCCTTAGCAAGATCGGTTTTAGCAAGCCCGGTACTAGGTTAAGGCAAACTAGAGCATTATTAACAGCTCGGCTGCATTCCGGGCTCGGATGCTTGCCCTTGAGAACATCCAACCTGGGGGGCTATGGACCATACTGATCCATTGAGCCATGGACCCATAGCTTGGCACCTATCCCGGCCCCAAGATAGATCTTAGCCCAAGAAGCTCGGATAATCTTTCCATCTAATAGAAGATTCTTACACCGGTAATGGATTCCATCAACCTCGGACAACTCGGGCATTGATCCTGATCAGCTTGTAATCTTCATCAAATCCAAGATCCTGGAGGATGATCCCTATCACTACCGTGTATCTCGACCCTCTATCCTCCCACGATGGCTGACGACACACAAGGTACCTCTATCTCTATATAAACCAGTCTGATCATAGGCCAAGGTATATTCTTTCCTAGCCTTACCCATACTCCAACATTCTGAATCACTATTGACTTGAGCTTCAGAGTGCTTACAGGTGGCAGCCACCCCATCACACAAATCGCGACTCTTTGTTGCCATTGCAACCATTCTGATAAACCCCATTGGGCCGAAAAGAACACACAAGTACTTAAATGTCTTAATATGATTTGGTCTTATGTTTAGTTTAAAATCTAGGaatcaaatataagaaaaagaatggtCTTGGAGAGTGAAGATCATTTGATTAGAGAGTTGGTGATATGATTCTCTAACAATGGGTGTAAAATAATGGTCTTCCCTTAGCATCTCTTTAGCAAAGCACAAATTAAGGGACTTTCTCCCGTCTTATTGTCAATCATCTTGTAACAAATGTTTTGAAGAAGACAATGTTATTTGGTCTTATTACATGAATTGTCTAAAATGTCCTTGCATTGCATtgattttaacaaacatataacCATATTTTGCAAGACAATTCTTCCAACTTCCTTTTTACACTGGATTTCCTTTTGCAGCCAGAAAACAAAGAATTTTGCACAGCATCATTAGCGTACACAAGATATTACTCCACATATAATGGGATTACAAGACTCGTGTTCCTATAATTTTAGAGTTCAAAAGGGTAATAGTACTGGTACAGAGTTTTTGTGGTGGCCCATCATCTTGTCTTCACTGCTGGTGAACCTAAGGAGAGGAACCAGTGCAAATGCCAAATCAAATGACAAGATCATCTAAACCCCCGAAGCAAACAATTTATTAGTTAAGTTATTGTTCTCCACATCACAAGTTGTGTTAGCTTGTTGCAGTTGTTAAGTTCGGTTAAAATTTCGATTTGAACACTAACCGATGCGACAATGATTAGCCTTACAGCTCCCGAAGGACCACCAACAATGCAGGCTAATATGCTTGGGGCAATGGCAATGCACCTGATCACCTGCAGGTTTCTCAACCAGAGCTTAATTTTCAGATCTAGAAAGCCCCTGCATCAAGCAACAGGCAGTAAGCAAAGGACATGCTGTTAATGATCTCTCTCCACGatataaaaattgataattCTTAAGCAGCACCTGCATGAAATATTGGCCACCATGTATAGGTCCTTGTAACTGTTACCCTCTGTCCAGACGCAAGCAAGGATGTTGCATATAGTTTTGAACTCCACTCTCCCCTAGCATTATATTCTACGATGATGATGTGTTGTTTGATGCGAGGATGTTGCATATAGTTTTGAACTCCACTCTCCCCTAGCATTGTAGGATGTTGCATATAGTTTTGAACTCCACTCTCCCCTAGCATTATATTCTACGATGATGTTGTGTTGTTTGATGCGGGTATGCAGAGGGAGAAGGGGTGAGGCCCACACTCCTTTTGAGTTTATCTATATCAGGCAAATATTATGTCGTCCAATACAGATAAGATAATATTttactatatttacatatcACCACCACCATATGTACTATCTAAGTTGGGATGAGAATTATAAACTGTAAAGTAAACTGTATATTGCCCTCCGAGGTCGAGCCGCATGGTTCAAAGGTGGAACTTAAGTGCTTGGCACTCATCCCCTAACTGGTTGTACGAGTTCGATTTTTTGGGTGCATGATCTCTTGCGATTTATCAAGGGAATGAGCAACGGGAATACCCGAAATGaaacatcataaaaaaaaaaaaaaaagaaaactgtaTGCCTACAACAATGATAATGTGTtcgtaatattttttatacttgtaTATATCTAATGTACGCAATTAATGGTAAGCATTAATTTTAAGCCTAAAAGATGGGAGAGAATGACGTGGCAAAGAACCCATGGATGATCCAAATTTCTTTCCATGAAATTGGCAACCGCATGGACCGACGATTAATCGCCACATCGTATAATAATATCGTAGTCGCTGGTCAACAATCCCAACCGCCCGTTTCTCGCCCTCTGACACTTGTCGCGATCAGAGACGCCCTTGATTCCCGCAAGGCGATGCACGAGGCATTGAGGGCCAAGTATTATCGCACACCTCACCGCACCCTAACATTCTCCGCCTATATGTACTCAAGGCAGCATCGGCCTTCCTTGCCGCCATTGCTGCTAAACGTCGCGTTTCTCTGGTTTTCGCATTGAAAAATGATCGTGAAAAGCTCGCAAGACTGGGACGACTCCGGGTCGGACCTGCAGAATTACGGCGAGATTTTCTTGCGGATGTCGACGTCGGACAGAGAGGAGAGAGAGCGAGTCGGCGAGAAGAAATCCTCGGTGTTGGATGTGGAGGCGGAGACGGATCAGGAGAGTTTTGCATCGTCGGAGGAGATGGATGAGTCGCCGAGATCGGTTGCGAAGTTCCGGCGATGGACGCCGAAAAAGACCGCCTACGTGCATAGTCAGGTTTTAAGGATCAGGGAGGAAGATTTGCATCTCGGTGAGGATATCGAAGCGCGTGTGAGCGCCAAAAATAAGCTCTCCTCCGTCCATGGTGGCCACCACCATCATCCTCACCTGGTTGCTTTGCA from Diospyros lotus cultivar Yz01 chromosome 4, ASM1463336v1, whole genome shotgun sequence includes the following:
- the LOC127800565 gene encoding uncharacterized protein LOC127800565, producing the protein MIVKSSQDWDDSGSDLQNYGEIFLRMSTSDREERERVGEKKSSVLDVEAETDQESFASSEEMDESPRSVAKFRRWTPKKTAYVHSQVLRIREEDLHLGEDIEARVSAKNKLSSVHGGHHHHPHLVALHVNATLFSRPILPASPLRGKSIH